A window of Synechococcus sp. MEDNS5 contains these coding sequences:
- the infB gene encoding translation initiation factor IF-2 translates to MTSSGKVRIYELSKDLGLDNKDVLDAAEKLSIAAKSHSSSISETEAGKIRSLLKAGSAQRVAASPAKPAPSKAILSVQKAGGSSSNAPARPVQPKPAVTPLPAAPAAPTQAKSPQQPPARPSAPSRPATPKAAAPQTSAPQKPVVRQQPTAQQPVPRPKPAPERTVSRPPSPPARPVPQQPSTPSAKPRGAAPIRRSSPNDAPRPVNAPPSRPQPKTPVNRNAPPQRPAAKPELVGRPQPKRPEGPPARQNSGPGSPRPAVSPRPSAPGSQRNMPQRPAGAQRPGAPTRPGTGSGRASRPGGNTLELVGKPIRRDSSGSKGDGGRPPGGARPASGGNRPAMPPGMRKPVAPGELMQLQKPSGRPGVPPPRRPDGTPVTPRGDGPKATPPVSRPAATPPSPATAPRRPGGFRPGAGPGGQRRPGRPDWDDSAKLDALRNRSPQKQRQKVHIIGENDDSLAAQTGGFAGEQENMVLSASLARPSKPKSQQRSAPKPVAAMRKRRKETTRQRQRRRAMELRAAREAKQVRPEMIVVPEDNLTVQELADMLSVESSEIIKSLFFKGIIATVTQSLDMPTIETVAEEFGVPVLQDDVEEAAKKTVEMIEEKDLEHLIRRPPVVTVMGHVDHGKTSLLDAIRKARVAAGEAGGITQHIGAYQVEIEHSGEPRRLTFLDTPGHEAFTAMRARGTKVTDVAVLVVAADDGVRPQTLEAISHARAAEVPIVVAINKIDKEGASPDRVKQELSEQNLLAEEWGGDVVMVPVSAIKSENIDKLLEMLLLVTEVEDLQANPDRLARGTVIEAHLDKAKGPVATLLVQNGTLRTGDVVAAGPVLGKVRAMVDDASVRLKEAGPSCAVEALGFSEVPTAGDEFEVYPDEKSARAVVGDRASDARATRLAQQMASRRVSLTAMSGQANDGDLKELNLILKADVQGSVEAILGSLEQLPKDEVQVRVLLSAPGEITETDVDLAAASGAVIVGFNTSMASGARKAADANGVDVRDYEVIYKLLEDIQLAMEGLLEPELVEEALGEAEVRAVFTIGKSAVAGCYVTTGKLQRNCRVRVHRGKEIVYAGDLDSLRRNKDDVKEVATGFECGVGTDRFANWQDGDRIEAFKMVTQRRKLTT, encoded by the coding sequence ATGACCAGCAGCGGCAAAGTCAGAATCTATGAGCTGTCCAAGGACCTTGGTCTGGACAACAAAGACGTGCTGGATGCCGCTGAGAAGCTGTCCATTGCGGCCAAGAGCCACAGCAGCTCGATCAGCGAGACGGAGGCTGGCAAAATCCGCAGCCTCCTGAAGGCAGGGAGCGCGCAGCGCGTTGCAGCCTCTCCCGCCAAACCCGCGCCAAGCAAGGCCATCCTCTCCGTTCAGAAAGCTGGGGGTTCAAGCAGCAACGCTCCAGCACGCCCCGTGCAGCCCAAACCCGCAGTCACACCCCTCCCCGCCGCGCCGGCTGCTCCGACGCAAGCAAAATCACCTCAGCAGCCGCCTGCCAGGCCTTCCGCCCCCTCACGACCGGCGACGCCGAAAGCTGCGGCTCCACAGACCAGCGCCCCTCAGAAGCCGGTGGTGCGCCAGCAGCCAACGGCACAGCAACCGGTTCCGAGACCGAAACCGGCACCGGAGCGCACCGTCAGCCGACCTCCATCGCCTCCCGCGCGTCCGGTTCCCCAACAACCCTCCACGCCTTCAGCGAAGCCCCGCGGTGCCGCTCCCATCCGGAGGAGTTCCCCCAACGATGCACCGCGGCCGGTGAATGCACCCCCGAGCCGTCCCCAGCCCAAAACTCCTGTCAACAGGAATGCCCCACCGCAGCGGCCGGCTGCTAAACCCGAATTGGTGGGCCGCCCTCAACCGAAGCGACCGGAAGGACCTCCGGCCCGACAAAATTCAGGACCTGGTTCTCCAAGACCGGCTGTCAGCCCTCGCCCCAGTGCGCCAGGGAGCCAAAGGAACATGCCCCAACGTCCAGCCGGTGCCCAGCGCCCGGGAGCGCCCACGCGGCCTGGAACTGGATCGGGTCGTGCGTCTCGCCCCGGTGGAAACACATTGGAGCTTGTCGGCAAGCCGATCCGTCGAGACAGCAGCGGAAGCAAAGGTGATGGTGGCCGTCCTCCAGGAGGAGCGCGTCCCGCATCCGGCGGCAACCGTCCAGCCATGCCACCCGGCATGCGCAAACCGGTAGCACCCGGTGAGCTCATGCAGCTCCAGAAACCTTCCGGACGTCCAGGTGTTCCCCCGCCGAGACGGCCCGACGGCACCCCTGTCACCCCGAGAGGAGACGGTCCGAAAGCAACTCCGCCGGTCTCCCGCCCGGCGGCCACTCCGCCATCGCCGGCGACAGCCCCAAGACGCCCCGGCGGCTTTAGGCCCGGCGCCGGTCCTGGAGGGCAGCGCCGCCCCGGTCGTCCTGATTGGGATGACAGCGCCAAGCTGGACGCTCTGCGCAACCGTTCACCGCAGAAGCAACGCCAAAAAGTTCACATCATTGGCGAGAACGACGATTCCCTGGCTGCACAGACCGGGGGATTCGCCGGCGAACAGGAAAACATGGTGCTGTCGGCCAGCCTGGCGCGCCCATCCAAGCCTAAATCCCAGCAGAGGTCCGCACCGAAACCGGTGGCGGCCATGCGCAAGCGCCGCAAGGAAACCACGCGGCAGCGCCAGCGGAGGCGGGCCATGGAGCTGCGGGCGGCTCGGGAGGCGAAGCAGGTAAGGCCCGAGATGATCGTGGTTCCGGAGGACAACCTCACGGTTCAGGAGCTTGCCGACATGTTGAGTGTCGAAAGCTCGGAAATCATCAAATCCCTCTTCTTCAAGGGAATCATCGCCACGGTCACCCAGTCTCTCGACATGCCCACGATCGAGACCGTGGCTGAAGAATTCGGTGTTCCCGTGCTTCAGGACGACGTTGAGGAGGCTGCGAAGAAGACCGTGGAAATGATCGAGGAAAAAGACCTCGAACATCTCATCCGCCGTCCTCCGGTCGTCACCGTCATGGGCCACGTGGATCACGGCAAAACAAGCCTGCTCGACGCGATCCGCAAGGCGCGTGTGGCGGCGGGCGAAGCCGGTGGCATCACCCAGCACATCGGTGCTTATCAAGTCGAGATCGAGCACAGCGGCGAACCTCGCAGGCTCACCTTCCTCGACACTCCCGGCCACGAAGCGTTCACAGCAATGCGCGCCCGCGGCACGAAGGTCACTGACGTGGCGGTTCTCGTGGTGGCAGCTGATGACGGAGTGCGGCCTCAGACGCTTGAAGCCATCAGCCACGCGCGCGCTGCCGAAGTGCCCATCGTGGTGGCCATCAACAAGATCGACAAGGAAGGAGCTTCACCGGATCGAGTGAAGCAGGAACTGTCTGAACAGAATCTCCTGGCCGAAGAGTGGGGAGGTGATGTGGTGATGGTGCCTGTCAGTGCCATTAAGTCGGAGAACATCGACAAACTGCTGGAGATGCTCCTGCTGGTGACAGAGGTCGAGGATCTGCAGGCCAATCCCGATCGCCTGGCCCGTGGAACGGTGATCGAAGCGCACCTCGACAAGGCCAAGGGTCCAGTGGCCACCCTTCTCGTGCAAAACGGAACGTTGCGAACGGGCGATGTGGTGGCGGCCGGTCCTGTGCTCGGCAAAGTCCGCGCCATGGTCGATGACGCCAGCGTTCGCCTCAAGGAGGCCGGTCCATCCTGTGCGGTGGAAGCGCTTGGGTTCAGCGAAGTGCCGACGGCCGGAGATGAGTTTGAGGTGTACCCGGATGAGAAGTCGGCCCGTGCCGTGGTCGGCGACCGCGCCTCCGATGCCAGGGCCACCCGACTGGCCCAGCAGATGGCCTCGCGCCGTGTCTCTCTTACCGCCATGTCCGGTCAGGCGAATGACGGCGACCTCAAGGAGCTCAATCTGATCCTCAAGGCCGATGTGCAGGGCTCGGTTGAGGCCATTCTGGGCTCGCTCGAACAGTTGCCGAAGGATGAGGTTCAGGTGAGGGTCCTGCTCTCGGCACCTGGCGAGATCACAGAAACGGATGTTGACCTGGCTGCAGCATCCGGAGCCGTGATCGTGGGCTTCAACACCTCTATGGCCTCAGGGGCTCGCAAGGCTGCCGATGCCAACGGTGTGGACGTGCGTGATTACGAGGTGATCTACAAGCTCCTGGAGGACATCCAATTAGCCATGGAAGGCCTGTTGGAACCGGAGCTCGTGGAAGAGGCCCTGGGCGAGGCCGAGGTGCGTGCCGTGTTCACAATCGGCAAGAGCGCCGTAGCCGGCTGCTATGTCACCACCGGGAAACTGCAGCGGAACTGCAGAGTTCGTGTGCACCGCGGGAAGGAGATCGTCTACGCCGGCGACCTCGATTCTCTGCGCCGCAACAAAGACGACGTCAAAGAAGTGGCGACTGGTTTCGAGTGCGGCGTGGGCACGGATCGCTTTGCCAACTGGCAGGACGGTGACCGCATCGAAGCCTTCAAGATGGTTACCCAGCGCCGCAAGCTCACCACCTGA
- the grrP gene encoding extracellular substrate binding-like orphan protein GrrP, whose amino-acid sequence MPTDRVLRPALICVLSLLAFGCQAKPPLADPGANKRSDGQLRTVVVGEELPLVKKTDAGFDGLSFVFIEAIRDQLSHTDGKEIAIQTIPVKTLREAQSLLEQGKADLACGVDFSWKRQTLLDYTLPFASTGIRLLAPEGNDGTPDSLQGKTIGVVKGSVAASVLANNLETATFQFFSSPAQALSALKEGTIEILGGDSLWLQASREGVAPKDDLVPNQPYARTSVACVVTEGDASLLDASNLAIGRVLQDYVDGDQAVRKEINSWIGPGSAVGLSDDDIAHYYSVVLATVTEFRKDTDQSN is encoded by the coding sequence ATGCCCACCGATCGCGTCCTGAGGCCCGCCCTGATCTGTGTCCTCAGTCTTCTGGCCTTTGGTTGCCAAGCGAAGCCTCCATTGGCTGACCCTGGAGCGAACAAAAGGAGCGATGGGCAACTGCGGACTGTCGTGGTGGGGGAAGAGCTTCCCCTGGTGAAGAAAACAGACGCGGGCTTCGACGGTTTGAGCTTTGTCTTCATCGAAGCCATCCGTGATCAGCTCAGCCACACCGATGGAAAGGAAATTGCAATCCAGACGATCCCCGTCAAAACCCTGCGCGAAGCACAGTCCCTGCTGGAGCAAGGCAAAGCAGATCTGGCCTGTGGTGTGGATTTCAGCTGGAAGCGACAGACTCTGCTGGATTACACGCTGCCCTTTGCCTCAACTGGAATCCGTCTCCTGGCTCCTGAAGGGAATGACGGCACCCCTGACAGTCTTCAAGGCAAGACCATCGGGGTCGTGAAGGGCAGTGTTGCCGCCTCAGTGCTGGCCAACAACCTTGAAACAGCAACGTTCCAATTCTTTTCGTCTCCAGCACAAGCATTGAGCGCACTGAAGGAAGGAACGATTGAAATCCTCGGCGGAGACAGCCTTTGGCTGCAAGCCAGCCGCGAGGGGGTCGCACCCAAAGATGATCTCGTACCGAATCAGCCCTACGCCCGCACATCTGTGGCTTGCGTCGTAACCGAGGGAGATGCATCCCTTTTGGACGCCAGCAATCTCGCCATCGGTCGGGTGCTGCAGGACTACGTGGACGGGGATCAAGCCGTTCGCAAAGAGATCAACAGCTGGATCGGCCCTGGCAGTGCTGTGGGCTTAAGCGACGACGACATCGCCCACTACTACAGCGTTGTGTTGGCAACGGTGACGGAATTCAGAAAAGACACGGATCAATCCAACTGA
- the rimP gene encoding ribosome maturation factor RimP: MPHPLLPDIIPVAASTAAAHGFELAEIQILTHLQPMTVQVQIRRSDGSDVSLDDCAGFSKPMGEALESQALLTEAYVLEISSPGIGDQLKSDRDFQTFRSYPVEVLYRDDEGREQRQQGSLLERNDDHVQVNVRGRIKRIPRPSVISVQLISPTG, from the coding sequence TTGCCCCATCCACTCCTGCCGGACATCATTCCCGTCGCTGCCAGCACAGCTGCAGCGCACGGTTTTGAACTGGCAGAGATTCAGATTCTCACGCACCTGCAGCCCATGACGGTGCAGGTGCAGATCCGTCGCAGTGATGGTTCCGATGTGTCTCTCGACGATTGTGCAGGCTTCAGTAAACCTATGGGTGAAGCTCTCGAGTCGCAGGCTCTGCTCACCGAGGCGTATGTTCTGGAGATCAGCAGTCCTGGAATCGGGGATCAGCTCAAGAGCGATCGGGACTTTCAGACGTTCCGCAGTTACCCGGTTGAAGTCCTCTATCGCGATGACGAAGGCAGGGAGCAACGGCAACAGGGCTCCCTGCTCGAACGCAATGACGACCACGTGCAGGTGAATGTGCGCGGTCGCATCAAACGCATTCCCAGACCCTCTGTGATTTCCGTTCAGCTCATCAGTCCCACCGGCTGA
- the grrA gene encoding GrrA/OscA1 family cyclophane-containing rSAM-modified RiPP, which produces MNKTSLLSLAAVLATSAILCESSKAAVHREPDLGNALEQRIERMGTKAWALLDSNGITGTTPDSIARAWGNGGGRAWGNGGRAWGNGGGGRGFANGGGGGFANGYRGGFANW; this is translated from the coding sequence ATGAACAAAACCAGTCTGCTGAGCCTTGCCGCCGTCCTTGCGACCAGCGCAATTCTCTGCGAATCCTCGAAAGCCGCCGTGCACCGCGAGCCTGATCTCGGCAATGCGCTCGAACAGCGCATTGAACGGATGGGAACGAAGGCCTGGGCCCTCCTCGACAGCAACGGCATCACCGGCACCACTCCCGACTCCATCGCCAGGGCCTGGGGCAACGGCGGTGGCCGGGCCTGGGGCAACGGTGGCCGGGCCTGGGGCAACGGTGGCGGTGGCCGTGGCTTCGCTAACGGCGGCGGCGGCGGCTTCGCCAATGGCTACCGCGGCGGTTTCGCGAACTGGTGA
- the grrM gene encoding cyclophane-forming radical SAM/SPASM peptide maturase GrrM/OscB, which translates to MNTSDYGPIGLLVIQSTSLCNLDCSYCYLPDRQKRNIFNLQQQLPLLLERVYESPFWGPHLSILWHAGEPLTLPTAFYDEASVIINRETADLQAQGVVIEQHIQTNATLINDAWCECFQRNNIVVGVSIDGPEEIHNSHRRFRNGQGSHGHTLNGIRTLRKHNIDFHAIAVLTEDALDQPERMYTFFRDEGIHALGFNVEEQEGVHTNSSMQGLAKERRYREFLSRFWTLNQQDGFPLRIREFDQVMGMIAGGQRLLQNEMNRPYAILSVDAKGNFSTFDPELLSVETERYGLFNLGNIRDLSLLDATEGAPFQRLLQEMQAGTERCQQTCEYYGFCGGGNGSNKYWEHGSLDAAETCACRFSSQIPVDVVLNKMELESATSP; encoded by the coding sequence GTGAACACGTCTGACTACGGCCCCATCGGTCTTCTGGTGATCCAGTCGACGTCCCTCTGCAATCTCGACTGCAGCTACTGCTACCTACCAGACCGACAGAAGCGGAACATCTTCAACCTCCAGCAGCAGCTACCCCTGCTGCTGGAGCGGGTGTATGAAAGCCCGTTTTGGGGTCCCCATCTTTCGATTCTCTGGCACGCCGGAGAACCCCTCACCCTGCCGACTGCTTTTTACGACGAAGCCAGCGTCATCATCAATCGTGAAACGGCTGATCTCCAGGCCCAGGGGGTAGTGATTGAGCAACATATTCAGACCAATGCCACGTTGATCAACGACGCCTGGTGTGAATGCTTCCAACGCAACAACATCGTGGTGGGCGTCAGCATTGATGGTCCTGAAGAAATTCACAACAGTCACAGGCGGTTCCGCAATGGCCAGGGATCCCATGGGCACACCCTGAATGGCATCCGCACCCTCAGGAAGCACAACATCGACTTTCACGCGATCGCCGTGCTCACTGAGGATGCTCTTGATCAACCCGAACGCATGTACACCTTCTTCCGCGATGAGGGGATTCATGCGCTTGGGTTCAACGTGGAGGAGCAGGAGGGTGTTCATACCAACTCCTCGATGCAGGGACTGGCCAAGGAACGGCGTTACCGCGAGTTTCTCTCCCGTTTCTGGACCCTTAATCAACAGGACGGTTTTCCTCTGCGCATCCGGGAATTCGACCAGGTGATGGGCATGATCGCCGGCGGTCAACGTCTGCTACAGAACGAAATGAACCGTCCTTACGCGATTCTGAGCGTGGATGCGAAGGGCAACTTTTCCACCTTCGACCCCGAGCTGCTCTCGGTGGAAACCGAGCGCTACGGATTGTTCAACCTCGGCAACATCCGCGATCTCTCACTCTTGGATGCCACCGAAGGCGCCCCATTCCAGCGCCTGCTGCAGGAGATGCAGGCGGGAACAGAGCGCTGTCAACAGACCTGCGAGTACTACGGGTTCTGCGGAGGCGGAAACGGCAGCAACAAGTACTGGGAGCATGGGAGTCTTGATGCCGCAGAGACCTGCGCCTGCCGCTTCTCGAGCCAGATCCCTGTTGACGTGGTGCTGAACAAGATGGAACTGGAGAGTGCAACCAGCCCCTGA
- the grrA gene encoding GrrA/OscA1 family cyclophane-containing rSAM-modified RiPP — protein sequence MKLKSPLLSLLTLMAACSTLQQGASARVFVEPDPGLALERRVSALNLDQLQQQQEQLLARHWRNGGGWGNGGGRRWRNGGWGNGGFRNGGWRNGGFRNGGWGNGGGIGWANGGPGITIRW from the coding sequence ATGAAACTCAAAAGTCCCCTGCTCAGCTTGCTCACGTTGATGGCCGCTTGCTCCACGCTTCAGCAGGGCGCCTCTGCCCGCGTTTTCGTTGAACCTGATCCTGGCCTGGCTCTCGAGCGTCGCGTGAGTGCGCTCAATCTTGACCAACTGCAGCAGCAGCAAGAGCAACTCCTGGCCCGCCACTGGAGGAACGGTGGTGGCTGGGGCAACGGCGGTGGGCGCCGCTGGCGCAATGGCGGCTGGGGCAATGGCGGCTTCCGCAACGGAGGATGGCGGAACGGCGGGTTCCGCAATGGAGGCTGGGGAAATGGTGGCGGAATTGGCTGGGCGAATGGTGGTCCCGGGATCACCATTCGCTGGTGA
- the nusA gene encoding transcription termination factor NusA — MALVLLPGLTNLIEDISEEKKLPPQVVEAALREALLKGYERYRRTLYLGVGEDPFDEEYFSNFDVALDLDEEGYRVLASKIIVDEVESEDHQIALAEVMQVADDAQSGDTVVLDVTPEKDDFGRMAAATTKQVLAQKLRDQQRRMIQEEFADLEDPVLTARVIRFERQSVIMAVSSGLGRPEVEAELPRRDQLPNDNYRANATFKVFLKEVSEVPRRGPQLFVSRANAGLVVYLFENEVPEIQEGSVRIVAVAREANPPSRSVGPRTKVAVDSIEREVDPVGACIGARGSRIQQVVNELRGEKIDVIRWSSDPGQYIANSLSPARVDVVRLVDPLGQHAHVLVPPDQLSLAIGREGQNVRLAARLTGWKIDIKNSSEYDQASEDAVVSELIAQREQEEALQREAEERLAAEQAARAEEDARLRELYPLPEDEEEYGDEIVDDIAMPDGEAAESGEPTPEFSDSTDSSDSTEEGAR, encoded by the coding sequence ATGGCTCTCGTTCTTCTTCCCGGCCTCACCAACCTGATCGAAGACATCAGTGAAGAGAAGAAACTTCCCCCGCAGGTTGTGGAAGCAGCGTTGAGGGAGGCACTCCTCAAAGGGTATGAGCGGTATCGGCGCACGCTCTATCTGGGAGTGGGTGAAGACCCTTTCGATGAGGAATATTTCAGCAATTTCGACGTTGCCCTCGACCTAGACGAAGAGGGTTACCGCGTTCTCGCCAGCAAGATCATTGTTGATGAGGTGGAAAGTGAAGATCATCAGATCGCCCTGGCAGAGGTGATGCAGGTCGCCGATGACGCCCAGTCTGGAGACACCGTGGTGCTTGATGTCACCCCGGAGAAGGACGATTTCGGGCGGATGGCAGCTGCCACCACAAAGCAAGTGCTCGCCCAGAAGTTGCGGGACCAACAGCGTCGGATGATTCAAGAAGAATTCGCCGATCTTGAGGATCCTGTCCTCACCGCCCGCGTGATTCGCTTTGAACGCCAATCCGTAATCATGGCCGTGAGCTCTGGCCTGGGGCGTCCGGAAGTGGAGGCTGAACTTCCACGACGGGATCAGCTTCCTAACGACAATTACCGCGCCAACGCCACCTTCAAGGTCTTTCTGAAGGAGGTCAGTGAAGTCCCGAGGCGAGGACCCCAGCTGTTCGTGAGCCGAGCCAACGCAGGGCTTGTGGTTTACCTCTTCGAGAACGAAGTTCCCGAAATCCAGGAAGGCTCCGTACGCATCGTTGCCGTCGCGAGAGAAGCCAATCCCCCGTCCCGTTCAGTCGGCCCTCGCACCAAGGTTGCCGTGGACAGCATCGAACGGGAAGTGGACCCCGTTGGTGCCTGCATCGGCGCACGCGGCTCCAGGATTCAGCAGGTTGTGAATGAGCTGCGTGGCGAAAAGATCGATGTGATCCGCTGGTCCTCCGATCCTGGTCAGTACATCGCCAATTCCCTCAGCCCTGCCAGGGTGGATGTGGTGCGGCTTGTCGATCCTCTCGGTCAGCATGCCCATGTGCTGGTTCCACCGGATCAATTGAGCCTGGCAATCGGACGCGAGGGGCAGAACGTTCGCCTCGCAGCCCGTCTGACGGGCTGGAAAATCGACATTAAAAATTCCAGCGAGTACGACCAAGCCTCAGAGGACGCGGTCGTGTCCGAACTGATTGCCCAACGGGAACAGGAAGAGGCCCTCCAGCGGGAAGCCGAAGAGCGTCTGGCCGCAGAACAGGCCGCCAGAGCCGAGGAGGATGCGCGACTGCGCGAGCTTTATCCCCTACCTGAAGATGAGGAGGAGTACGGCGACGAAATAGTTGACGATATTGCGATGCCTGACGGTGAAGCAGCAGAAAGCGGCGAGCCGACTCCCGAATTCAGTGATTCCACTGATTCCAGTGATTCCACCGAGGAAGGAGCCCGGTGA
- the grrP gene encoding extracellular substrate binding-like orphan protein GrrP, producing the protein MRLIQRAATGLLAFSTLALVACQNKEASQTSDSQSSASAPEQSTSNVFDTGKLRAVVIGDALPMVKKDGDNYDGLSFVVLEAIRDQLNVSPLKKDKDIDIEPVAVGSAQEGLNKIRSGAADIACGVAFSWKRQRTLTYTLPFAMGGVRVLAPQGNDGTPDSLNGQTVGVVKDSVAANVLASSVDDASFQFFDTPDEALAALKDGTVKVLGGDSLWLKANQAATAPEAALVPALPYARSGIGCVVAGTTPKLLNMSNLAIGRLLSAYVNDNDEVRSEINNWVGSGSTLGLSDDQIGSFFTIVLSTAAEFNKQS; encoded by the coding sequence ATGCGTCTGATCCAGAGAGCCGCCACTGGCCTGCTCGCCTTCTCCACGTTGGCTCTGGTTGCATGCCAGAACAAAGAAGCAAGCCAAACATCTGACTCACAATCTTCCGCATCAGCCCCAGAGCAATCGACCAGCAACGTTTTCGACACAGGCAAGCTTCGCGCTGTTGTGATCGGCGATGCCCTGCCGATGGTGAAGAAGGATGGTGATAACTACGACGGCCTGTCGTTCGTGGTTCTCGAAGCCATTCGGGATCAACTCAATGTGTCCCCGCTGAAAAAAGACAAGGACATCGACATCGAACCTGTTGCCGTTGGATCGGCGCAGGAAGGACTCAACAAAATCCGTTCCGGGGCGGCTGATATCGCCTGCGGCGTGGCCTTCAGCTGGAAGCGCCAACGCACCCTCACCTACACCCTTCCCTTCGCCATGGGTGGGGTGAGGGTGCTGGCCCCTCAAGGCAACGATGGAACCCCTGACAGCCTGAATGGGCAGACGGTTGGTGTGGTGAAAGACAGCGTGGCTGCCAATGTTCTGGCCTCATCGGTGGATGACGCCTCCTTCCAGTTCTTCGACACCCCCGACGAAGCGCTTGCGGCGCTCAAGGACGGAACGGTGAAGGTTCTCGGCGGCGACAGTCTCTGGCTGAAGGCCAACCAAGCTGCAACCGCTCCTGAAGCAGCGCTGGTCCCTGCACTTCCCTACGCACGCTCTGGCATCGGCTGCGTGGTGGCTGGAACCACCCCCAAGCTTTTGAACATGAGCAACCTGGCCATCGGACGTCTGCTCTCGGCCTACGTCAACGACAACGACGAAGTCCGCAGTGAAATCAACAACTGGGTCGGCAGTGGCAGCACCTTGGGCCTCAGCGATGACCAGATCGGCAGCTTCTTCACGATCGTGTTGTCCACTGCAGCCGAATTCAACAAGCAGTCCTGA
- a CDS encoding YlxR family protein, with protein sequence MKPQRPILRRCVACRQLLDRSLLWRIVRDYRDGVLLDHGMGRSAYLCPQESCLEEAQRRKRLQKALRCQVPDSVMATLKQRLFPDKETVAEAR encoded by the coding sequence GTGAAACCTCAGCGCCCCATCCTGCGACGCTGTGTCGCCTGCCGTCAGCTGCTGGATCGCAGCCTTCTCTGGCGGATTGTGCGTGACTATCGGGATGGGGTTCTCCTCGATCACGGAATGGGCCGTTCGGCCTATCTCTGTCCTCAGGAGAGCTGTTTAGAAGAAGCACAACGTCGGAAACGACTGCAAAAAGCCCTGCGATGCCAGGTGCCTGACAGCGTGATGGCGACGTTGAAGCAGCGACTTTTCCCTGATAAGGAGACAGTCGCTGAGGCAAGATGA
- a CDS encoding DUF3493 domain-containing protein encodes MRQRLLQESRTPWRGLRRLLWVALFGSGGLGLFVMAFRLSAGNPVVPSDLLIQIGAVVLFGSLLWFDRPRTEL; translated from the coding sequence ATGCGTCAGAGACTCCTTCAGGAGTCACGCACTCCCTGGCGGGGGCTCAGACGTCTCCTCTGGGTCGCTTTGTTCGGCTCCGGTGGTCTGGGCCTCTTCGTGATGGCTTTCCGCCTCAGTGCCGGCAATCCCGTCGTTCCCAGTGACCTCTTGATCCAGATCGGAGCGGTCGTTCTGTTTGGAAGCTTGCTCTGGTTCGATCGGCCCAGAACCGAGCTCTGA